A portion of the Citrobacter rodentium NBRC 105723 = DSM 16636 genome contains these proteins:
- the hycG gene encoding formate hydrogenlyase subunit HycG: protein MSNLLGPRDANGIPVPMTVDESIASMKASLLKNIKRSAYVYRVDCGGCNGCEIEIFATLSPLFDAERFGIKVVPSPRHADILLFTGAVTRAMRSPALRAWQSAPDPKICISYGACGNSGGIFHDLYCVWGGTDKIVPVDVYIPGCPPTPAATLYGFAMALGLLEQKIHARAPGELDDQPADILHPDMVQPLRVKVDRAARRLAGYRYGRQIADDYLNQLGKGEHQVARWLEAENDPRLTEIVNHLNHVVEEARIR from the coding sequence ATGAGCAATTTATTAGGCCCGCGCGACGCAAACGGTATTCCTGTACCGATGACGGTGGACGAATCCATCGCCAGCATGAAGGCGTCTTTACTGAAAAACATTAAGCGTTCGGCATACGTTTACCGCGTGGACTGCGGCGGCTGTAACGGCTGTGAAATTGAAATTTTCGCCACCTTATCGCCGCTGTTCGACGCCGAACGTTTCGGTATTAAGGTTGTGCCGTCGCCGCGCCATGCCGACATCCTGCTGTTCACCGGGGCGGTGACCCGGGCGATGCGCTCACCGGCGCTGCGCGCCTGGCAGTCCGCGCCGGACCCGAAAATCTGTATCTCTTACGGCGCCTGCGGCAACAGCGGCGGGATTTTTCACGATCTGTACTGCGTCTGGGGCGGCACCGATAAAATCGTTCCGGTAGATGTCTACATTCCGGGCTGCCCGCCCACGCCTGCGGCGACCCTCTACGGCTTTGCGATGGCGCTGGGTCTGCTGGAGCAGAAAATCCACGCCCGCGCGCCGGGAGAACTGGACGACCAGCCGGCAGACATTCTGCATCCGGATATGGTACAGCCGCTGCGGGTGAAGGTGGATCGCGCGGCGCGTCGTCTGGCGGGGTATCGCTATGGTCGCCAGATTGCCGATGATTACCTCAACCAGTTAGGCAAAGGGGAACATCAGGTGGCGCGCTGGCTGGAAGCGGAAAACGATCCGCGCCTGACGGAGATCGTTAATCATCTGAACCATGTGGTGGAAGAGGCGCGGATCCGATGA
- a CDS encoding 6-phospho-beta-glucosidase: protein MSVFPQGFLWGGALAANQSEGAYREDGKGLTTVDMIPHGAHRMAVKLGLEKRFQLRNDEFYPSHEAIDFYHRYKEDIALMAEMGFTVFRTSIAWSRIYPDGDELIPNEEGIAFYRSLFAECKKYGIEPLVTLCHFDVPMHLVTKYGSWRSRKMVEFFTRYARTCFEAFDGLVKYWLTFNEINIMLHSPFSGAGLVFEEGENQEQVKYQAAHHELVASALATCIAHDVNPQNQVGCMLAGGNFYPWSCKPEDVWTALEKDRENLFFIDIQARGAYPAWSARLLREKGVTIEKMPEDEAILKNTVDFVSFSYYASRCASAEMNAHNTSAANVVKSLRNPYLPVSEWGWGIDPLGLRITMNMLYDRYQKPLFLVENGLGAKDEIDANGEINDDYRIGYLREHIRAMADAIEDGVPLMGYTTWGCIDLVSASTGEMSKRYGFVYVDRNDDGSGTLARIRKKSFWWYKKAIASNGEDLA from the coding sequence ATGTCTGTATTTCCGCAAGGATTTTTATGGGGCGGCGCGCTGGCCGCCAACCAGTCTGAAGGGGCGTATCGCGAGGATGGCAAAGGGTTGACCACCGTCGATATGATCCCGCACGGCGCGCATCGCATGGCGGTCAAGCTGGGGCTGGAAAAGCGTTTTCAACTGCGGAATGACGAATTTTACCCGAGCCATGAGGCGATCGATTTTTACCATCGCTATAAAGAGGATATCGCGCTGATGGCGGAAATGGGCTTCACGGTGTTTCGCACCTCGATTGCCTGGAGCCGCATTTACCCTGACGGCGACGAACTGATCCCTAACGAAGAGGGCATTGCCTTTTACCGCTCGCTGTTCGCCGAATGTAAAAAGTACGGCATCGAACCGCTGGTAACGCTTTGCCACTTCGACGTGCCGATGCATCTGGTGACGAAATACGGCTCCTGGCGCAGTCGTAAAATGGTGGAATTTTTCACCCGCTATGCCCGCACCTGCTTTGAAGCCTTTGACGGCTTGGTGAAATACTGGCTGACCTTCAATGAAATCAACATCATGCTGCACAGCCCATTTTCCGGCGCCGGGCTGGTGTTTGAGGAAGGGGAGAATCAGGAGCAGGTGAAATACCAGGCCGCCCATCATGAGCTGGTCGCCAGCGCGCTGGCGACCTGTATCGCCCATGACGTTAACCCGCAGAACCAGGTCGGCTGTATGCTGGCGGGCGGGAATTTCTATCCCTGGTCCTGCAAACCGGAAGATGTCTGGACGGCGCTGGAGAAGGATCGTGAAAACCTGTTCTTTATTGATATCCAGGCGCGCGGCGCGTATCCGGCCTGGTCCGCCCGCCTGTTGCGTGAAAAAGGGGTCACGATCGAGAAAATGCCGGAAGACGAGGCAATCCTGAAAAACACCGTCGATTTCGTGTCATTCAGCTACTACGCCTCCCGCTGCGCCTCGGCGGAAATGAACGCCCATAACACCAGCGCGGCTAACGTGGTCAAATCGCTGCGTAATCCCTACCTGCCGGTCAGCGAATGGGGCTGGGGCATCGACCCGCTCGGCCTGCGTATCACGATGAACATGCTGTATGACCGCTATCAGAAGCCGCTGTTTCTGGTGGAAAACGGCCTCGGCGCAAAAGATGAAATCGATGCCAACGGTGAGATCAACGATGATTACCGGATCGGCTATCTGCGCGAACATATCCGGGCGATGGCCGACGCTATCGAAGACGGCGTGCCGCTGATGGGTTATACCACCTGGGGCTGCATCGATCTGGTATCGGCATCGACGGGCGAAATGAGCAAACGCTACGGTTTCGTCTACGTCGACCGCAACGATGACGGAAGCGGCACCCTTGCGCGAATCCGTAAAAAATCATTCTGGTGGTATAAAAAAGCGATCGCCAGCAACGGAGAAGACCTGGCGTAA
- a CDS encoding LacI family DNA-binding transcriptional regulator codes for MTTMLEVAKRAGVSKATVSRVLSGNGYVSQETKDRVFQAVAESGYRPNLLARSLAAKTTQTLGLVVTNTLYHGVYFSELLFHTARMAEDKGRQLLLADGKHSAQEERQAIQYLLDLRCDAIMIYPRFLSVDEIDKIIDSHPQPIMVLNRRLRKNSSHCVWCDHRQTSENAVSELIAAGHRQIAFITGSMDSPTGVERLSGYKDALTRHGIAIDENLIVRGKWTPACGAAGVETLLARGAAFSALVASNDDMAIGAIKQLHDRGVAVPSQVSVIGFDDIALAPYTVPALSSVRIPVTDMIKETIGRLIFMLDGGAFTPPKTFTGSLIRRASVAPLPSSL; via the coding sequence ATGACGACAATGCTGGAGGTAGCGAAGCGGGCGGGAGTGTCAAAGGCAACGGTGTCGCGGGTGCTTTCAGGGAACGGTTACGTCAGCCAGGAGACAAAGGATCGCGTATTCCAGGCGGTGGCGGAGAGCGGCTACCGGCCAAATCTGCTGGCGCGCAGCCTGGCGGCGAAAACCACCCAGACGCTGGGGCTGGTGGTGACGAACACCCTCTATCATGGGGTCTATTTTAGCGAACTGCTGTTCCATACCGCCCGGATGGCGGAGGACAAAGGGCGTCAGCTGCTGCTTGCCGATGGAAAACACAGCGCGCAGGAGGAACGTCAGGCGATCCAGTACCTGCTGGATTTGCGCTGCGACGCGATCATGATTTACCCGCGCTTTCTCAGCGTCGATGAGATCGATAAGATCATCGACAGCCATCCGCAGCCGATTATGGTGCTCAACCGTCGACTGCGCAAAAACAGCAGCCACTGCGTCTGGTGCGATCACAGGCAAACCAGCGAGAATGCGGTGAGCGAGCTGATTGCCGCCGGGCACCGACAGATTGCCTTTATCACCGGCTCAATGGACTCGCCAACCGGCGTGGAACGTTTATCCGGTTATAAAGACGCCCTGACCCGCCACGGTATCGCCATCGATGAAAACCTGATCGTCCGGGGCAAATGGACGCCAGCCTGCGGCGCGGCGGGGGTGGAAACGCTGCTTGCGCGCGGCGCGGCCTTTAGCGCGCTGGTCGCCAGTAATGACGACATGGCGATTGGCGCGATAAAGCAGCTTCATGACCGTGGAGTGGCGGTGCCGTCACAGGTGTCGGTGATTGGCTTTGACGATATTGCGCTGGCGCCATACACCGTTCCGGCGCTTTCCAGCGTCAGGATCCCGGTGACCGACATGATCAAGGAGACGATTGGTCGTCTCATCTTTATGCTCGACGGCGGGGCGTTTACGCCGCCGAAAACCTTCACCGGTTCGCTTATCCGGCGCGCTTCCGTTGCGCCGCTACCTTCGTCGCTGTGA
- a CDS encoding type II toxin-antitoxin system PemK/MazF family toxin — MAQGRRTPAKGEIWHVNGDPVEGHEFRGAHYYLVISDKKLVSALGTAVCVPVTSGGVLSRSHAVTVYLDGDSTDTGRITGVVFCYQLRALDLVARNARYAATVAPHIMDEILGMVIDLIDPQ, encoded by the coding sequence ATGGCTCAGGGAAGGAGAACGCCGGCAAAGGGAGAAATTTGGCACGTTAATGGTGATCCTGTGGAGGGGCATGAATTTAGAGGGGCCCACTACTACCTCGTTATTTCTGACAAAAAACTGGTTTCCGCATTGGGTACGGCGGTTTGCGTGCCAGTGACAAGCGGTGGCGTACTGTCGCGTTCTCATGCGGTAACCGTTTATCTGGATGGCGATAGCACAGATACCGGACGCATTACGGGGGTTGTGTTTTGTTATCAACTCCGCGCGTTGGATCTGGTTGCGCGCAATGCCCGTTACGCTGCGACTGTTGCGCCACATATCATGGACGAAATCTTAGGCATGGTGATTGATCTCATTGATCCGCAATAA
- a CDS encoding SymE family type I addiction module toxin, whose translation MTVQSENKAAITKPLRRLKVGYVRKRHEDRKTGNTRRYTRHASLTINGDWLEQAGFPTGTVVNVEVMQGKLIIGLARE comes from the coding sequence ATGACTGTTCAGAGCGAAAATAAAGCCGCAATAACAAAACCACTCCGTCGTTTAAAAGTCGGCTATGTCAGAAAGCGTCATGAGGATCGTAAAACCGGCAATACGCGACGCTATACCCGCCACGCATCGTTAACGATTAACGGCGACTGGCTGGAGCAGGCGGGTTTCCCCACCGGAACGGTGGTGAACGTTGAGGTAATGCAGGGAAAGCTGATAATCGGGCTGGCGAGAGAGTAA
- a CDS encoding formate hydrogenlyase maturation HycH family protein, whose product MSEKVVFSQLSRKFIDENDATPAEAQQVVYYSLAIGHHLGIIDCLEAALTCPWEAYLAWIATLEAGSDARRKMEGVPKYGEIVIDYNHVQMLARAFDNALAAQTPQQQAWSKQMLGMLHNIHQESAIYLMVRRVRD is encoded by the coding sequence ATGAGTGAAAAGGTGGTGTTCAGTCAACTGAGCCGTAAGTTTATTGATGAGAACGATGCGACGCCCGCCGAGGCGCAGCAGGTGGTCTATTACAGCCTCGCGATTGGTCACCACCTCGGGATAATCGACTGCCTCGAAGCGGCGCTGACCTGTCCGTGGGAAGCGTACCTGGCGTGGATTGCCACGCTGGAAGCGGGCAGCGATGCCCGCCGTAAAATGGAAGGGGTGCCGAAGTACGGCGAGATTGTTATCGATTACAATCATGTGCAGATGCTGGCGCGCGCGTTTGACAACGCGCTCGCGGCGCAAACCCCGCAACAGCAGGCATGGAGCAAACAGATGCTCGGCATGCTGCATAATATTCATCAGGAAAGCGCCATTTATCTGATGGTGAGGAGAGTGCGTGACTGA
- the hycF gene encoding formate hydrogenlyase subunit HycF codes for MFTFIKKVIKTGAQTSSYPLEPIAVDKNFRGKPEHNPQQCIGCAACVNACPSNALTVETDLATNELAWQFNLGRCIFCGRCEEVCPTAAIKLSQEYELAVWKKEDFLQQSRFALCHCRVCQRPFAVQKEIDYAIALLKHNGDSRAEHHRESFETCPDCKRQKCLVPSDRIELTRHMKEAS; via the coding sequence ATGTTTACCTTTATCAAAAAAGTTATCAAAACCGGCGCGCAGACCTCCTCTTACCCGCTGGAGCCGATTGCGGTTGATAAAAACTTCCGCGGCAAACCGGAGCACAACCCGCAGCAGTGCATTGGCTGCGCGGCCTGCGTCAACGCCTGTCCGTCGAACGCGCTGACGGTGGAAACCGATCTGGCCACTAACGAGCTGGCCTGGCAGTTCAACCTCGGGCGCTGCATTTTTTGCGGGCGCTGTGAAGAGGTCTGCCCGACGGCGGCGATCAAACTCTCTCAGGAGTATGAGCTGGCGGTGTGGAAAAAAGAGGATTTCCTGCAACAGTCGCGCTTTGCGCTGTGTCACTGTCGCGTGTGCCAGCGTCCTTTCGCGGTGCAGAAGGAGATCGACTACGCCATTGCGCTGCTGAAGCACAACGGCGACAGCCGCGCGGAGCATCACCGCGAAAGCTTTGAGACCTGCCCGGACTGCAAACGACAGAAGTGCCTGGTGCCGTCCGACCGTATTGAACTGACTCGCCATATGAAAGAGGCCAGCTGA
- a CDS encoding antitoxin, translating to MPLTKLRQQGGAVVVTIPGEIASAMGWSAGTTLIVTADGNTVSMTPAKRVARGRRSVTEILDGIDEQEISRFNDDMRDDLSDAPQGKEKI from the coding sequence ATGCCATTAACAAAACTGAGACAGCAGGGCGGAGCGGTCGTTGTGACAATTCCAGGTGAAATCGCCTCTGCTATGGGCTGGAGCGCCGGGACGACCCTGATTGTGACGGCTGATGGTAATACGGTTAGCATGACGCCAGCGAAGCGCGTCGCCAGAGGCCGCCGTTCCGTCACGGAGATACTGGACGGAATCGACGAACAGGAAATCTCCAGGTTTAATGACGACATGCGTGATGACTTGTCTGACGCTCCTCAGGGTAAGGAGAAAATTTGA
- the hycI gene encoding hydrogenase maturation peptidase HycI — protein MTDVLLCVGNSMMGDDGAGPLLAEKCAAGPKGGWIVIDGGSAPENDIVAIRELRPDRLLIVDATDMGLNPGEIRIIDPDDIAGMFMMTTHNMPLNYLVDQLKEDVGEVIFLGIQPDIVGFYYPMTQPVKDAVDIIYQRLDGWQGHGGFAQLEAPET, from the coding sequence GTGACTGACGTTTTACTGTGTGTTGGCAACAGCATGATGGGCGATGACGGCGCCGGACCGCTGCTGGCGGAGAAGTGCGCCGCCGGGCCGAAAGGCGGCTGGATCGTCATCGACGGCGGCAGCGCGCCGGAAAACGATATCGTGGCGATCCGCGAACTGCGCCCGGATCGCCTGCTGATTGTCGATGCCACCGACATGGGGCTGAATCCCGGCGAGATCCGTATTATCGACCCTGACGATATTGCCGGGATGTTTATGATGACCACCCACAATATGCCGCTCAATTACCTGGTCGATCAGCTAAAAGAGGATGTCGGCGAGGTGATTTTCTTAGGTATTCAGCCGGATATCGTCGGTTTTTATTATCCGATGACCCAGCCGGTTAAAGATGCGGTGGACATCATCTATCAGCGGCTCGACGGCTGGCAAGGGCACGGCGGTTTTGCGCAGTTAGAGGCGCCGGAGACATAA
- the ascF gene encoding PTS cellobiose/arbutin/salicin transporter subunit IIBC: MSRNYAALARSVVMALGGADNITAVTHCMTRLRFVIKDDSLVDSAALKSIDGVLGVVRNDNQCQVIVGNTVSQAYSEVVGLLPAGMQPAEPVGKPKLTLKRIGAGILDALIGTMSPLIPAIIGGSMLKLLAMILEMPGLLEKGSSTLTILTVTGDGAFFFLPLMVAASAAIKFKTNMSLAIAIAGVLVHPSFIDLMAKAAQGEHVEFALIPVTAVKYTYTVIPALVMTWCLSYIERWVDRITPAVTKNFLKPMLIVLIAAPLAIVLIGPIGIWIGSAISALVYTIHGYLGWLSVAIMGALWPLLVMTGMHRVFTPTIIQTIAETGKEGMVMPSEIGANLSLGGSSLAVAWKTKNPALRQTALAAAASAIMAGISEPALYGVAIRLKRPLIASLISGFICGAVAGMAGLASHSMAAPGLFTSVQFFDPANPMTIVWVFGVMALAVVLSFVLTLLLGFEDIPVEEAAAQARDKHAAQPNTAKQASV, encoded by the coding sequence ATGTCCAGGAATTATGCAGCGCTGGCGCGCTCGGTAGTGATGGCTCTGGGTGGCGCAGACAATATCACCGCAGTGACTCACTGCATGACGCGTCTGCGTTTCGTTATCAAAGATGACTCGCTGGTCGACAGCGCCGCGCTGAAATCGATCGACGGCGTGCTCGGGGTGGTCCGCAATGACAACCAGTGCCAGGTGATCGTCGGCAATACCGTTTCGCAGGCTTACAGTGAAGTCGTCGGCCTGCTGCCCGCCGGTATGCAGCCCGCGGAACCGGTCGGTAAACCGAAGCTGACGCTTAAGCGCATTGGCGCGGGGATCCTTGACGCGCTGATCGGCACCATGTCGCCGCTGATCCCGGCGATTATCGGCGGATCGATGCTGAAACTGCTGGCGATGATCCTCGAAATGCCCGGCTTACTGGAGAAAGGCTCCTCAACGCTGACCATCCTGACGGTGACTGGCGACGGCGCGTTCTTCTTCCTGCCGCTGATGGTCGCCGCCTCTGCCGCCATTAAATTTAAAACCAATATGTCGCTGGCCATCGCCATTGCGGGCGTGCTGGTGCACCCGAGCTTTATCGACCTGATGGCGAAAGCGGCGCAGGGCGAGCACGTGGAGTTCGCGCTCATCCCGGTCACCGCGGTGAAATACACCTACACGGTGATCCCGGCGCTGGTGATGACCTGGTGCCTGTCCTATATCGAACGCTGGGTGGATCGCATTACGCCGGCGGTGACGAAAAACTTCCTCAAACCAATGCTGATCGTATTGATCGCCGCCCCGCTCGCTATCGTGCTGATAGGCCCGATCGGCATCTGGATCGGCAGCGCCATTTCGGCGCTGGTCTATACCATTCACGGTTATCTGGGCTGGCTTTCGGTCGCCATCATGGGCGCGCTGTGGCCTCTGCTGGTGATGACCGGGATGCACCGCGTCTTTACTCCAACCATCATTCAGACCATCGCCGAGACGGGCAAAGAGGGCATGGTGATGCCGTCGGAGATTGGCGCGAACCTGTCGCTCGGCGGCTCTTCGCTGGCGGTGGCGTGGAAAACCAAAAACCCGGCGCTGCGCCAGACCGCGCTGGCAGCCGCCGCCTCCGCCATTATGGCCGGGATTTCGGAACCGGCGCTGTACGGGGTGGCGATTCGTCTGAAGCGGCCATTAATCGCCAGCCTGATCAGCGGCTTTATCTGCGGCGCGGTGGCCGGTATGGCCGGCCTTGCCAGCCACTCGATGGCGGCGCCCGGCCTGTTTACCAGCGTCCAGTTCTTCGATCCGGCCAACCCCATGACCATTGTCTGGGTGTTTGGCGTGATGGCGCTGGCGGTGGTGCTGTCGTTCGTGCTGACGCTGCTGCTCGGCTTCGAGGATATTCCCGTCGAAGAGGCCGCCGCGCAGGCGCGCGATAAGCACGCCGCACAACCGAATACTGCAAAACAGGCCAGCGTCTGA